Proteins co-encoded in one Flavivirga eckloniae genomic window:
- a CDS encoding helix-turn-helix transcriptional regulator — protein sequence MLCYAQDFEGYERFVDSAEVYIDYDVEKTITFLDSIPKPVADYLTGNIADYYIIKSLIYDEKDDFVKSHQACSLALKYALEEGNYEVAGEASIELFSCFYYINDKDPKAYKHLEDARDYYKLSGYKHGDLEVDITYAYAKHLDGEYEICNALILDKLDAYKSVKDDDVYYYMFATHMLCHNYLELKNLDSTYRYFSVFRALKDNPTNNSYNYNSFEATIHMCFAEAHFENKQMDSTFYYLSKLSKYRKFMADDVEKDFLKLSIESHEFSGNEKAIKAYKDSLRLFENKMYKSIMTASFEANEDLIKTETKLEALDNEKFFNGVLVIVLLLGFTLISFLYASFYRKQKLKVASLDDQSSNLSYLKSNNEKLAVKVQGLEDYIRSLKKEIKLISTIGEVSTQRIKIKELYKNLHLNSSTIIDKSENHLELVNDLNVNFFQKINEMHPQLSNSEIIICYYLYVGFKNKEIAVFLNTSIRAIESKRYRITKKLDFCRGKMTLLDYLKETFKGSETVLS from the coding sequence TTGAGGGCTACGAGCGGTTTGTTGACTCTGCCGAAGTATATATTGATTATGATGTAGAGAAGACTATAACTTTTTTAGATTCTATTCCCAAACCTGTAGCCGACTACCTTACAGGTAATATTGCCGATTATTATATTATAAAATCGTTAATCTATGACGAGAAGGACGATTTTGTTAAGTCTCACCAAGCCTGTTCTTTAGCATTAAAGTATGCTTTAGAGGAAGGGAATTATGAAGTAGCGGGAGAAGCTAGTATAGAACTGTTTTCTTGTTTTTATTATATCAATGATAAAGACCCGAAGGCTTACAAACATTTGGAAGATGCAAGAGATTATTATAAGTTATCTGGTTATAAGCATGGTGATTTAGAAGTAGATATCACCTATGCTTATGCTAAACACCTTGATGGAGAATATGAAATATGTAATGCCTTAATACTAGATAAGTTAGACGCATATAAAAGCGTTAAGGACGATGATGTTTATTATTATATGTTTGCAACGCATATGTTATGTCATAACTATCTGGAATTAAAAAATTTAGATTCTACTTATAGATACTTTAGCGTGTTTAGGGCTTTAAAAGATAACCCTACAAATAATTCATATAATTATAACTCTTTTGAAGCTACAATACATATGTGTTTTGCAGAAGCTCATTTTGAGAACAAACAAATGGATTCTACGTTTTATTATCTGTCTAAATTGTCTAAGTATAGAAAGTTTATGGCAGATGATGTTGAGAAAGATTTCTTAAAACTATCTATTGAGTCCCATGAGTTTTCTGGTAATGAAAAAGCCATCAAGGCTTATAAAGATTCGTTAAGGCTTTTTGAAAACAAGATGTATAAAAGCATTATGACTGCCAGCTTTGAAGCAAATGAAGACCTGATAAAAACAGAAACCAAATTAGAAGCCTTAGATAACGAAAAGTTCTTTAATGGTGTATTGGTTATTGTGTTGCTTTTAGGCTTTACTCTAATAAGCTTTTTATATGCCAGTTTTTATAGAAAACAAAAGCTTAAAGTGGCAAGTTTAGATGACCAATCAAGCAATTTGTCGTATCTAAAATCTAATAATGAGAAATTAGCAGTAAAAGTTCAAGGATTGGAAGATTATATACGTAGCTTAAAGAAAGAAATAAAATTAATATCAACAATAGGCGAGGTCTCTACACAACGCATAAAGATTAAAGAATTATATAAAAACTTACACCTTAATTCGTCTACAATTATCGATAAAAGTGAAAATCATTTAGAACTGGTTAATGATCTTAATGTTAACTTTTTTCAGAAAATAAATGAAATGCATCCGCAGTTGAGTAATTCCGAAATTATTATTTGCTATTATCTATATGTCGGTTTTAAAAATAAAGAAATAGCGGTTTTCTTAAATACTTCGATAAGAGCTATTGAAAGCAAGCGTTACCGTATTACTAAAAAGCTTGATTTCTG